The genomic segment TCGGCCTGCAGGACTGGGCGTTGTTCCTGGCAGATCTTGAAGCCGAAACCCTGAGGCCCTTGCCGGCTCCGACACCGTTTGGTGAGGTGCTCTCGGAAACCGTGAACCTGTTGTTCAAAGTGTGCGAGAAACAACAGAAGCAACGTGAAGAGGCGGCTCGGGAAGCGAGGGCTCGGGCAGAGGCACTGCGAAAGGAGAAGGAAGCCGCCGAGCGCGCAAGAAAGGCCGAAGAAGAGGCAAAACAGGCAGCCCTGGAGCAACAGAGGGAAGAAGCGGAACGGCAGCGCCAGGAAGATGAGAAAGCGGAGCAGGAACGTCTCCAGAAAGAGCGTGAGCTGGCGGCGGCAAAACAGGTGGATGGTATCGCTCTGGGAGGCTGGATTGTACTGTCCGCCCAGAAGGATGATGGGGAACCGGCCAGGCTGAAACTGGCGGTCAAGATTTCTGCATCCCGGAAGTTCGTATTCGTGGACCGTCTGGGGCTTAATCGCCGTGAGTTTTTGCACGATGAACTGGTATCCGGGGTCGTATCAGGCCGTATCCGGGTATTGGGGAGTGCAGCAGAGTTCGACGACACCCTGAGCCGGGTTGTTGGCCGGATCCGGGTTGGCCGTAACTGAGGATGGCTTATGGTTGATGATAACTACGAGTTCGGAAGCTCCCAGGGTTTCCCCGGTGGGCAGGACAATCGCGAGGAATATCGTTTAACCGCCAGGGCTCGGGCATGGCTGTGGCTTGAGTCACCTGAACCGGATGTTGAGGTACAGGATGCCGCTCCTCTTGAGTGCCAGATTCGCGATATTTCGGCAAGAGGCCTGAGCCTTGTCTCGTCAGAGCCACCGGTGCTCAATTCGTTACTGATGGCAGAGATCAGTCTTGGGCACAAAACGCAGCGGTTTCGGTTAATGGTGGAGGTTGTCTGGTGCCGTGAAACGGGCCAGGAATACCTGGTGGGTGTCCAGATTCTGGAATCGGATGAGACGGATTATCTGGAATGGATGGATGCGGTTGCCACAGCGCTCACTGAATCCTGAATAGAAAAAAGCCGGCATGGAGCCGGCTTTTCAGATGAGGTCACCGGATGGCAATCAGGATTCCAGTTCGCTCATCCCGGTGATGTTAAAGCCGCCATCCACATAGAGAATCTCACCAGTAATACCAGAGGCAAGATCGGACGACATGAACGCCGCGGCGTTACCGACTTCTTCAGTGGTGACGTTGCGGCGCAGGGGAGCCTGCTTGGCGTTCGCGGCCAGCATTCGGCGGAAACTCTTGATGCCGGAAGCAGCCAGAGTCTTGATCGGGCCTGCAGAAATACCGTTTACCCGAATACCTTCCGGGCCAAGGCTGGCGGCCATGTAGCGGACGTTGGCTTCCAGTGATGCCTTGGCAAGCCCCATGACGTTGTAGTTCTGCAGAACCCTTTCCGCACCGAGATAGCTCAAGGTCAGCAGGCTGCTGCCCTCATGCATCATTTTGCGGGCGCCCTTGGCCAGTGCGACAAAGCTGTAGGAGCTGATGTCGTGGGCGATACGGAAACCGTCACGGGTGGTCACATCCACATAGTTACCGTCGAGTTCATGCGCTGGCGCGTAACCAACAGCGTGGATAATGATGTCGATGTTATCCCAGTGTTTGTTGAGCTCGGTGAACACAGCGTCAATCTGCTCGTCACTGGCCACATCGCAGGGGAACGTCAGCTGACTGCCCCACTGATCCGCGAATTTTTCAACCCGGGACTGAAGCTTTTCATTCTGGTAAGTGAAGGCCAGTTCAGCGCCTTCACGGGCGAATGCCTCGGCGATGCCGTAGGCGATGGAATGTTTGCTGGCTACACCAACAATCAGTGCTTTCTTGCCACTGAGGATTCCCATGGGTATCTGCTCCCTGTGTTCCTTGGTTTCAGCGCATTATCCCCGACATGTGTCGGCGGGGGTAACGGTCAATTGGTCGTAGGCTGATAAAAGAAAGCCGCGGTCAGCAATTCGCGGGTGTAGTCCTGTTTCGGCGCCCGGAAAATTGCCTCAGCGGCCCCGTACTCCACTATCTGGCCGTTCTTCAACACCAGCAATTTGTGGCTGAGTGCCCGAACGACAGCCAGATCATGACTGATAAAGATGTAGCTTAGCTTATATCTGGCCTGAATTTCCCGTAAAAGCTCAATCACTTGCTTCTGGACGGTTCGGTCCAGGGCGGAGGTAGGCTCATCGAGAATAATCAGTTCCGGCTGTAACACCAGTGCGCGGGCGATGGCAATGCGCTGTCGCTGCCCGCCGGAAAACTCGTGGGGATAACGGTGCCTGGCGTCTGGGTCCAGACCCACATCCTTCAGTGCCTGAATCACTCTGGCGTCGTGTTGCCCGGTATCGTTGGTGTCGTGTATCTCTAGCCCTTCGCGGACAATTTCAGCCACCGACATCCGGGGGCTCAAACTACCGAAGGGGTCCTGAAAGACAATCTGGACCCGCTTGCGCCAGGGGCGGAACTGTTTCTGGGACAGGGAGCCAAGCTCGGTTCCCGCCAACCGGATACTCCCGGTGCTGGCGGTTAACTTCAGTAGTGCATGTCCGATGGTGGTTTTGCCACTGCCGCTTTCACCGACAATACCCAGTGTCTCGCCTGGTTGCAGGGCAAAACTCACGTCCTGAACCGCGTGGAAACTCTCCTTGACCTTGCCCAGCAGGTTCTTGCGAATGGGGAACTTAACATTCAGCCCCGTGACTTCCATCAGCGTTTTACCACCATCAGTCGACGGGAGAGGGTTTTCTGGCGGTTCCGCATCAATGAGCTTCCGGGTATAGGGGTGCGCAGGCGCGGTAAACAGTTGCTCGGTGGCGGCTTCCTCAACGCACTTACCCTGTTCCATTACCACCACTCTATCCGCATAGCGGCGGACAATGCTCAGGTCATGGGTGATCATCAGAATGGCCATGCCGAGTTTCTGTTTCAGTGATTCCAGCAACTCCAGCACTTGCTTCTGTACGGTCACATCCAGTGCGGTGGTGGGTTCGTCTGCGATCAGCAGATCCGGTTGGTTGGCCAGGGCCATGGCGATCATGATCCTCTGTTTCTGGCCACCGGACAGCTGGTGTGGGTAGCTGTTCAGGCGCCGCTCCGGCTCGGGGATGCCCACCAGTTCGAGCAGTTCAATACAGCGCTTTCGGGCCTGGGGGCCGCGCATGCCCTTGTGTAGCTCCAGGGTTTCGGTGATCTGCTTTTCAACCGTATGTAAGGGGTTGAGTGAGGTCATGGGCTCCTGGAAGATCATGCTGATTTCCCGGCCGCGGATTTGTCGCAACCGGCTATCCGCAGCCGTCAGCAAATCTTCGCCACGATAGAGAATCTTGCCAGAGGGATAACGGGCGTGCCGGGCATCCAGTAACCTGAGAACAGACAGGGCCGACACCGATTTACCAGAGCCGCTTTCGCCCACCAGCGCCAGGGTTTCGCCGAGACCAACCCGCAGCGACAGGCTGTCGACGACCAACGGGCCGTTATCAAAGTGGATGGACAGGTCCGAGATGGTCAGGAGGTCGCTCATATCAGTTCTTTCTCGGGTCAAAGGCATCGCGCACCGCTTCGCCAACAAACACCAGCAGCGTCAGCATCACCGACAGGGACACAAAAGCCGAAATGCCCAGCCAGGGGGCATGAAGGTTGGCCTTGCCCTGGGCGATCAGCTCCCCCAGGGACGGAGAACCGGAGGGCAGGCCAAAGCCCAGGAAATCCAGCGAGGTTAACCCGGTAATCGCGCCAGTCAGGATAAACGGCAGAAAGGTGAGGGTGGCCACCATGGCGTTCGGCAGAATGTGCCGGAACATGATGTGCCGGTTACCCAACCCGAGCGCCCGAGCCGCTTTAACGTATTCGAAGTTTCTCGCCCGCAGGAATTCAGCACGAACGACATCCACCAGACCCATCCAGCTGAACAGCAACATAATGCCCAGCAACCACCAGAAGTTGGGCTGGACAATGGCAGAGAGGATAATCAGCAGATACAGCATTGGCAGGCCCGACCAGATCTCGATAAAGCGCTGCCCGAACAGGTCCACCTTGCCTCCGTAAAAGCCCTGAATGGCGCCGACGATCACGCCAACAATGCAGCTGGCGATGGTCAGGGTTAGACCAAAAACCACGGAAATCCGGAAGCCGTAGATGACCCGGGCAGCCACGTCCCGGCCCTGGTCGTCGGTCCCCAGCCAGTGTTCGGCGCTGGGTGGCGCGGGCGAGGGTACGCTCAGTTCATAGTTGATGGTGTTGTAGCTGAACTTGATCGGCGGCCAGAGTATCCAGCCGTTGGCCTCTATTTCGTCCCGGATGAAGCGATCCCGGTAGTCGGTTTCCGTGGGCAGAAAGCCGCCAAAGGTTTCCTCCGGCACCATCTGGACCACCGGGAAATAGACATCGCCCTGATAGGAGACCACCAGTGGCTTGTCGTTGGCGATCAGTTCTGCCACCAGGGAAAGACCGAACAGGGCCAGGAAAAGCCACAGTGACCAGAAACCACGGCGATTATTCCTGAAATTCCGCAGTCGGCGCTGTTGGATGGGAGTCAGTCGGGGCATGGTTATGCGCCCTCCCGGCTTTCAAAATCGATGCGCGGATCTACCAGCACATAGGTGATGTCGCTGATCAGCTTCAGAATCAAACCCATCAGCGTGAAGATGTAGAGCGTGCCGAAAATCACCGGGTAATCCCGGTTAAGGGCCGCCTCGAAGCCTAGCAGGCCAAGGCCGTCCAGGGAGAAAATCACTTCGATCAGCAAAGACCCGGTAAAGAACAGGGACACCAGAACACCCGGCATGCTGGCGATCACTATCAGCATGGCGTTGCGGAACACATGGCCATAGAGTACCTGTTTTTCTTCCAGTCCCTTGGCACGGGCCGTCACCACGTATTGTTTACCGATTTCATCCAGGAACGAGTTCTTGGTCAGCAGTGTGAGGGTGGCAAAGCCGCCAATCACATTGGCGGTAACCGGCAAGGCCAGGTGCCAGAAATAATCACCGATCTTCTGGTACCAGTTGAGTTCATCGAAATTCGGAGAGGTCAGGCCCCGGAGGGGGAACCAGTCGAAATAGCTGCCGCCGGCAAACAACACGATCAACAGAATAGCAAACAGGAAGCCGGGAATGGCATAGCCCACCACAATGGCAGAGCTTGTCCAGACATCGAATCGGGAGCCATCTGACACCGCTTTGCGAATGCCCAGCGGAATGGAAATCAGGTAGATGATCAGGGTGGACCAGAGCCCCAGGGAAATGGAAACCGGCATCTTGTCGATGATCAGCTCAACGACGGTACGGTCCCGGAAAAAGGATTCGCCGAAATTGAACGTGGCGTAGTCCTTGAGCATCTTAAGGAAACGTTCATGGGCGGGCTTATCGAAACCGTACATCACCTCGATTTCTTTCAGCAGCTCCGGTGGCAGGCCCCGCGAACCCCGGCTGTCGCCGGAGCTGGTGACGACTTCACCGCCGGTATCTCCACCGCCCGCCCGTGCCAGGGCACTGCTGCCATGACCTTCCATCTGGGCAATAAGCTGCTCAACCGGACCGCCCGGTGCGGCCTGAACAATGATGAAATTGAGGAGCATAATCCCCACCAGCGTGGGGATGATCAGAGCAAGCCGCCGGAGAATGTAGATGCCCATTTAGGGGAGGAATCCTTTCATTACAGCGTTGGTGACAGTCGGTGGATCAGCGGTTGATCCACCAGTTGTTCAGGTCGATACCATATTTCGGTGTGACCTCAGGTCGCTGTAAATGGTTCCAGTAGGCTACCCGGTCTTTGGTCAGGTGCCAGTGCGGAATCACATAGTGACTGTGCAGCAGTACCCGGTCGAGGGCGCGCACACGGTGCATCAGTTGTTCCCGATCCGGTGCCTGGATCACCATGTCGACTAACTGGTCTACCACGGGGTCGTTAACACCCATGAAGTTTCGGGAGCCGGATACGTCCGCGGTGCTGGAGTGCCAGTATTCCCTCTGCTCGTTGCCCGGGGAGTCGGATTGCGGAAGCACCTGGGTGATCATGTCGAAGTCAAAGCTGCGTACTCGCTGGATGTACTGGTTGCTGTCAACAAGCCGCACGGTGACGTCTATGCCCAGACGTTCCAGGTTGCGGGTAAAGGGCAGTACCACGCGTTCAAAACTCTTCTGGAACAGCAGCACTTCAAAGCTCA from the Marinobacter sp. LQ44 genome contains:
- a CDS encoding microcin C ABC transporter permease YejB, which translates into the protein MGIYILRRLALIIPTLVGIMLLNFIIVQAAPGGPVEQLIAQMEGHGSSALARAGGGDTGGEVVTSSGDSRGSRGLPPELLKEIEVMYGFDKPAHERFLKMLKDYATFNFGESFFRDRTVVELIIDKMPVSISLGLWSTLIIYLISIPLGIRKAVSDGSRFDVWTSSAIVVGYAIPGFLFAILLIVLFAGGSYFDWFPLRGLTSPNFDELNWYQKIGDYFWHLALPVTANVIGGFATLTLLTKNSFLDEIGKQYVVTARAKGLEEKQVLYGHVFRNAMLIVIASMPGVLVSLFFTGSLLIEVIFSLDGLGLLGFEAALNRDYPVIFGTLYIFTLMGLILKLISDITYVLVDPRIDFESREGA
- a CDS encoding enoyl-ACP reductase, with amino-acid sequence MGILSGKKALIVGVASKHSIAYGIAEAFAREGAELAFTYQNEKLQSRVEKFADQWGSQLTFPCDVASDEQIDAVFTELNKHWDNIDIIIHAVGYAPAHELDGNYVDVTTRDGFRIAHDISSYSFVALAKGARKMMHEGSSLLTLSYLGAERVLQNYNVMGLAKASLEANVRYMAASLGPEGIRVNGISAGPIKTLAASGIKSFRRMLAANAKQAPLRRNVTTEEVGNAAAFMSSDLASGITGEILYVDGGFNITGMSELES
- a CDS encoding ABC transporter permease codes for the protein MPRLTPIQQRRLRNFRNNRRGFWSLWLFLALFGLSLVAELIANDKPLVVSYQGDVYFPVVQMVPEETFGGFLPTETDYRDRFIRDEIEANGWILWPPIKFSYNTINYELSVPSPAPPSAEHWLGTDDQGRDVAARVIYGFRISVVFGLTLTIASCIVGVIVGAIQGFYGGKVDLFGQRFIEIWSGLPMLYLLIILSAIVQPNFWWLLGIMLLFSWMGLVDVVRAEFLRARNFEYVKAARALGLGNRHIMFRHILPNAMVATLTFLPFILTGAITGLTSLDFLGFGLPSGSPSLGELIAQGKANLHAPWLGISAFVSLSVMLTLLVFVGEAVRDAFDPRKN
- a CDS encoding PilZ domain-containing protein — translated: MVDDNYEFGSSQGFPGGQDNREEYRLTARARAWLWLESPEPDVEVQDAAPLECQIRDISARGLSLVSSEPPVLNSLLMAEISLGHKTQRFRLMVEVVWCRETGQEYLVGVQILESDETDYLEWMDAVATALTES
- a CDS encoding ABC transporter ATP-binding protein; translated protein: MSDLLTISDLSIHFDNGPLVVDSLSLRVGLGETLALVGESGSGKSVSALSVLRLLDARHARYPSGKILYRGEDLLTAADSRLRQIRGREISMIFQEPMTSLNPLHTVEKQITETLELHKGMRGPQARKRCIELLELVGIPEPERRLNSYPHQLSGGQKQRIMIAMALANQPDLLIADEPTTALDVTVQKQVLELLESLKQKLGMAILMITHDLSIVRRYADRVVVMEQGKCVEEAATEQLFTAPAHPYTRKLIDAEPPENPLPSTDGGKTLMEVTGLNVKFPIRKNLLGKVKESFHAVQDVSFALQPGETLGIVGESGSGKTTIGHALLKLTASTGSIRLAGTELGSLSQKQFRPWRKRVQIVFQDPFGSLSPRMSVAEIVREGLEIHDTNDTGQHDARVIQALKDVGLDPDARHRYPHEFSGGQRQRIAIARALVLQPELIILDEPTSALDRTVQKQVIELLREIQARYKLSYIFISHDLAVVRALSHKLLVLKNGQIVEYGAAEAIFRAPKQDYTRELLTAAFFYQPTTN